One genomic segment of Caldilineales bacterium includes these proteins:
- a CDS encoding winged helix-turn-helix domain-containing protein: MSTSSSRPDQPPPSPGAAYALVDDDLRVQEASAGFWAVVGRRQPGIHLAEVLPAFAGADETLLAVAQGRTPAWELHGVVHRLAPSAAPGYFDIRVEAHTQPAGLLITLVDVTAAMAPAQQEMHRRNASRLASATASATAWAMNHTPTSLDLDTDDMLTICERLGLMMAVVDEQLLIKAATSNFVEYRRRSLAGWPVADVFPSLAGLEDELQSIARAVAPPWRLPGLLLDEDHLRPCDVLIMPHPGQTGLVLAVRQMEAEALAEQSLRQQRNELTLLQEQMERQAQELRKAHDRLTSLDRERRALLDLIVIDIRSALTLVEGYAEWLRTTAESAPAPQSVDALDAIRKNARKVHSLIKDVESIQHIETALTDMRWMPIDLAETMEQIVGMWRDLARLRGVRLDLELKQPLPAIVGDPTLLEEALGVLIDVSLTRTRSQVLLARAHTWDRWVIIRFGVEARASEPASSLRSVRLTDEERVSEFRLARARLIAEGHGGRLSTEIRQSEATRDGQTTSFALWLPVKDESQPARYRLVSESAPAADNGAAASPPIASDLLVVGEGTIRINTTLQRAWVNDELLTLSHNEYRLLVYLAEHADQVVLHDQLRSAMWALDEQISLDTLRVLVWRLRQKLQHPTRRDVQFLRTVRGFGYVLVS; the protein is encoded by the coding sequence CGGGCATCCACCTGGCCGAGGTGCTGCCGGCCTTTGCCGGCGCCGACGAGACCCTCCTGGCCGTGGCCCAGGGCCGCACGCCGGCCTGGGAATTACACGGCGTCGTCCATCGCCTGGCCCCGTCGGCGGCGCCCGGCTACTTCGATATCCGCGTCGAAGCACACACACAACCGGCCGGCCTGCTGATCACGCTAGTGGACGTCACGGCCGCAATGGCGCCGGCCCAACAAGAGATGCACCGGCGTAACGCCAGCCGCCTGGCCTCAGCCACGGCCTCAGCCACGGCCTGGGCCATGAACCACACGCCCACAAGCCTCGACCTCGATACCGACGACATGCTGACTATCTGCGAGCGTCTGGGGCTGATGATGGCCGTCGTGGATGAACAACTGCTGATCAAGGCCGCCACCTCGAATTTCGTCGAGTACCGGCGGCGGTCGTTGGCGGGCTGGCCGGTGGCCGATGTCTTCCCCTCGCTGGCCGGGTTGGAGGACGAGCTGCAAAGCATCGCCCGGGCAGTGGCGCCACCCTGGCGGCTGCCCGGTCTGCTGCTGGACGAAGACCACCTGCGCCCCTGCGATGTGCTGATCATGCCCCACCCCGGCCAGACCGGCCTCGTCCTGGCGGTGCGGCAGATGGAGGCCGAGGCGTTGGCCGAGCAATCGTTGCGCCAACAACGAAACGAACTGACCCTGCTGCAGGAACAGATGGAGAGGCAGGCGCAGGAGTTGCGCAAGGCCCACGACCGCCTCACCAGCCTGGATCGCGAGCGTCGCGCCCTGCTCGATCTGATCGTGATCGACATCCGTTCGGCCCTTACCCTGGTCGAAGGCTACGCCGAATGGCTGCGCACCACCGCCGAATCGGCGCCTGCCCCCCAGTCTGTCGATGCCCTCGATGCCATCCGCAAGAACGCCCGCAAGGTGCATTCGCTGATCAAGGACGTGGAAAGCATCCAGCACATCGAAACGGCGCTGACCGACATGCGCTGGATGCCCATCGACCTGGCCGAGACGATGGAGCAGATCGTAGGCATGTGGCGCGACCTGGCCCGATTGCGCGGCGTCCGCCTCGACCTGGAGCTGAAGCAGCCACTTCCCGCCATCGTTGGCGATCCGACCTTGCTGGAAGAAGCCCTCGGCGTTTTGATCGATGTCTCCCTGACCCGCACCCGCAGCCAGGTGTTGCTGGCGCGAGCACACACCTGGGATCGGTGGGTGATCATCCGCTTCGGTGTGGAGGCAAGGGCCAGCGAGCCGGCGTCATCGCTGCGCTCGGTGCGGTTGACGGACGAGGAACGCGTGTCCGAATTCCGCCTGGCCAGGGCGCGGCTCATCGCCGAGGGACACGGGGGGCGGCTATCGACCGAGATCAGACAAAGTGAGGCGACAAGGGACGGGCAGACGACTTCGTTTGCATTGTGGTTGCCGGTCAAAGACGAGAGTCAGCCGGCCCGCTATCGCCTGGTCTCCGAGAGTGCACCCGCAGCCGATAACGGCGCCGCCGCCTCGCCGCCGATTGCTTCCGATCTCCTGGTCGTCGGCGAAGGTACGATTCGCATCAACACCACCTTGCAGCGAGCATGGGTCAACGACGAGTTGCTGACGCTGTCGCACAACGAGTACCGCCTGCTCGTCTATCTGGCCGAACATGCCGATCAGGTCGTCCTGCACGACCAGCTGCGGTCGGCGATGTGGGCGTTGGACGAACAGATCTCGCTGGATACACTCAGGGTGCTGGTCTGGCGGCTCCGCCAGAAACTCCAGCACCCCACCCGCCGCGATGTCCAGTTTCTGCGCACGGTGCGGGGCTTTGGCTACGTGCTGGTGTCGTAG
- a CDS encoding DinB family protein, producing the protein MSSPSSSTHPLATFQACRQALWESLSLLSPAEWTAPVLAGVSPQEVLAARLADDLALAAALSAAAPASISPELSFEALMEQGVATAPRLMAQLERLSDVEWQAKAPSPDQADGGATLAGWVRAVNDAYAAAVGEVDAYLGSCERLGKQGLRRWLLFVYNQVMDSVAGMTEAEIMGEPWHGEWNTYQLLEHVWAVNEQVLDIARQWGQTQAPPSLRLLPVVGEHNRHVGKVYDGRDMVAVADAIVTIYRKTAQLIDRADPDLLRHADAFPWPDRGSLCQLIFETYRHAYGHAVEIRGRQVDK; encoded by the coding sequence ATGTCCTCCCCCAGCTCCTCCACCCACCCGCTCGCCACCTTCCAGGCCTGCCGCCAGGCCTTGTGGGAGAGTCTCTCGCTCCTCTCGCCGGCAGAGTGGACTGCACCCGTCCTCGCCGGCGTCTCCCCGCAGGAGGTTCTGGCCGCCCGGCTGGCGGATGATCTGGCCCTGGCAGCGGCGCTGTCAGCGGCGGCGCCGGCGTCAATCAGCCCCGAACTGAGTTTCGAGGCGCTGATGGAGCAGGGGGTGGCGACGGCGCCGCGGCTGATGGCGCAGTTGGAGCGCCTGAGCGATGTCGAATGGCAGGCAAAGGCGCCATCCCCAGACCAGGCAGACGGCGGCGCGACGCTGGCCGGGTGGGTGAGGGCGGTGAACGATGCCTACGCCGCGGCGGTGGGGGAGGTGGATGCCTACCTGGGCAGTTGCGAGCGCCTGGGAAAGCAGGGGCTGAGGCGCTGGCTGTTGTTCGTCTACAATCAGGTCATGGACAGTGTGGCGGGGATGACCGAGGCCGAGATCATGGGCGAGCCGTGGCACGGCGAGTGGAACACCTATCAGCTGCTGGAGCATGTGTGGGCGGTGAACGAGCAGGTGCTCGACATCGCCCGGCAGTGGGGCCAGACCCAGGCCCCGCCCTCATTGCGGCTGCTGCCGGTGGTGGGCGAACACAACCGGCACGTGGGCAAGGTGTACGACGGCCGCGACATGGTAGCAGTGGCGGATGCCATCGTCACCATCTATCGCAAGACCGCCCAGCTGATCGACCGCGCCGACCCCGACCTCCTACGCCATGCCGATGCGTTTCCCTGGCCCGACCGTGGCTCGCTCTGCCAACTCATCTTCGAGACCTATCGCCATGCCTACGGGCACGCGGTGGAGATAAGGGGTAGACAGGTAGACAAGTAG
- a CDS encoding trypsin-like peptidase domain-containing protein: MSTQPNRLPWIIGAVLAGLFVFLCALVVIVGAALVPFMARRDSAPETAREMVIPQPQRPADAATPAPAPTLPPIDPSTDQETAIYTRIYEFANPSVVAVRTLDANAAQQAPDLDPFFLDTGEGSGFVYDASGHIITNRHVIANAGKVVVQFADGAQAPAEIVGSDRDSDLAVLKIDPTGFDLNPLPIGDTDTLRVGSRVMVIGNPFGNANTLTTGIISALGRQISLPDSQFTLPEVIQTDAAINPGNSGGPMLNADGEVIGVAFMIQSQSGSSAGIGFGIPAYFVERVADAIIANGAYQHPWLGVRGQSLSPFASRELNLPVDRGVLVVEAIDNGPAAKAGLRGGDKEVEVEGFAFTIGGDIITAIDGQPVTVFDDLLAYLSRYTEPGQQVTLTIVRDRETMELTVTLEARPTSLGE, from the coding sequence ATGTCTACCCAGCCCAATCGCCTGCCCTGGATCATCGGCGCCGTCCTTGCCGGCCTGTTTGTCTTCCTCTGCGCCCTGGTTGTCATCGTCGGCGCCGCCCTGGTTCCCTTCATGGCGCGCCGCGACAGCGCCCCCGAGACCGCGCGCGAGATGGTCATCCCGCAGCCGCAACGCCCGGCCGACGCCGCCACCCCTGCGCCCGCGCCCACCCTGCCGCCCATCGACCCCAGCACCGACCAGGAAACGGCGATCTACACCCGCATCTACGAGTTCGCCAATCCCAGCGTCGTGGCCGTGCGCACACTCGACGCCAACGCCGCGCAGCAAGCCCCCGACCTCGATCCGTTCTTCCTCGACACGGGCGAAGGTTCAGGCTTCGTCTACGATGCCAGCGGCCACATCATCACCAACCGCCATGTGATCGCCAACGCCGGCAAGGTGGTGGTCCAATTTGCCGACGGCGCCCAGGCCCCAGCCGAGATCGTCGGTTCGGACCGTGACAGTGATCTGGCCGTGCTCAAGATCGACCCGACCGGCTTCGACCTGAACCCCCTACCCATTGGTGACACCGATACGCTCAGAGTCGGCAGTCGCGTCATGGTCATCGGCAACCCCTTTGGCAATGCCAACACCCTCACCACCGGCATCATCTCGGCCCTGGGCCGACAGATCAGCCTGCCCGATTCGCAATTCACCCTGCCCGAAGTCATCCAGACCGACGCTGCCATCAACCCCGGCAACAGCGGCGGGCCGATGCTCAACGCCGACGGCGAAGTCATCGGCGTCGCCTTCATGATCCAGTCTCAATCTGGCTCCAGCGCCGGTATCGGCTTTGGCATCCCCGCCTACTTCGTCGAGCGCGTGGCCGACGCCATCATCGCCAACGGCGCCTATCAGCACCCCTGGTTAGGCGTGCGCGGCCAAAGTCTCTCGCCCTTCGCCAGCCGCGAACTGAATCTGCCGGTGGACCGGGGCGTGCTCGTGGTCGAGGCCATCGACAATGGCCCTGCCGCCAAGGCGGGGTTACGAGGCGGGGATAAGGAGGTGGAGGTCGAGGGCTTTGCCTTCACCATTGGCGGCGACATCATCACCGCCATCGACGGCCAGCCCGTGACCGTCTTCGACGACCTGCTAGCCTATCTCAGCCGCTACACCGAACCCGGCCAACAGGTGACGCTGACCATCGTGCGCGACCGTGAAACGATGGAGCTTACCGTCACCCTCGAAGCGCGGCCGACCAGCCTGGGAGAGTAG
- a CDS encoding AAA family ATPase — MSSLTALTAAQIRPFCDPGQFNFTSTADLPDLPGIIGQQRALRALQFGMGMSAKGYNIFVVGPAGTGKSTAVRQFIQADAARLAPAGDWIYVHNFQDPSHPNAILVPAGKGRALRTDLEALVKELQRAIPAAFESEDYVKERDKIIAALKEDHEARFRQISEQVEKYNFSLIRLPGGFMLTPVIGGKPITDAQFEQLTEEQRDKLLKLREKLQADLDTAIIKMRQRENQANAEMSALDESVARLTIQHPLAELHSRFDDLPDVQRHLQTMTEDLVANVEAFKGGDGKAGDLQAAMQAVGAEGLLRRYSINLFVDNGDGLGAPVVYESNPNFANLVGRVEHQAVMGALFTDFTMVRPGALHRANGGYLVLDATAVLERPQAWDALKRALKERVVRVEEYAQSLGLISTSVLEPEPIPLNLKVVLAGSSYLYYLLSSYDEDFDELFKVQADFDDRMPRDAEHIQDYAQFIATLCRQQNERHFLPAAAAQVVDFGSRLVGDQRYLSTRFRDIADLVTEASYWAGQNGRDLVTAADVQQAIDEKRQRGNRYEEWVREETGRGIMLMSVGGERVGQINGLSVLQLGNSSFGVPSRITARTFLGRGGVIDIEREARLSGPIHSKAVMILSSFLSGRYARLLPLSLHATLVFEQSYAGVEGDSASVAELCVLLSAIADLPLRQDLAITGSINQHGDVQPIGGVNEKVEGFFDTCRALGELTGSQGVIVPQANVEHLVLREDVVEAVANGRFHLLAVTTVDQALEVLTGLAMGEMDEEGNYPADSINGRVLAALQAAHDRMQELHSGKDEEEEDEAGAGEDEAAEEEAGDVPVDEPGSDVLARGQPGQA; from the coding sequence ATGTCATCTCTTACTGCCCTCACCGCCGCCCAAATCCGCCCGTTCTGCGACCCCGGCCAGTTCAACTTCACCTCCACCGCCGACTTGCCCGACCTCCCCGGCATCATCGGCCAGCAGCGGGCCTTGCGCGCCCTGCAGTTCGGCATGGGGATGAGCGCCAAAGGCTACAACATCTTCGTCGTCGGGCCGGCCGGCACCGGCAAATCCACCGCTGTGCGCCAGTTCATCCAGGCCGACGCCGCCCGCCTGGCCCCGGCCGGCGACTGGATTTACGTCCACAATTTTCAGGATCCGTCGCATCCCAACGCCATCCTGGTGCCGGCAGGCAAGGGCCGGGCGCTACGAACCGATCTGGAAGCCCTGGTCAAAGAGCTTCAGCGCGCCATCCCGGCCGCGTTCGAGAGCGAAGACTACGTCAAAGAGCGCGACAAGATCATCGCCGCCCTCAAAGAAGACCACGAAGCCCGCTTCCGCCAGATCAGCGAGCAGGTGGAGAAATACAACTTCTCGCTCATCCGGCTGCCCGGCGGCTTCATGCTCACCCCGGTCATCGGCGGCAAACCGATCACCGACGCCCAGTTCGAACAACTGACCGAAGAACAGCGCGACAAGCTGCTGAAACTGCGCGAAAAACTCCAGGCAGATCTGGATACCGCCATCATCAAGATGCGCCAGCGCGAAAACCAGGCCAACGCCGAGATGTCAGCCCTGGATGAAAGCGTTGCCCGGCTCACCATCCAACATCCCCTGGCCGAACTGCACAGCCGCTTCGACGACCTGCCCGATGTCCAGCGCCACTTGCAGACCATGACCGAAGATCTGGTCGCCAATGTCGAAGCCTTCAAGGGCGGGGATGGCAAGGCTGGCGATCTGCAGGCGGCGATGCAGGCTGTGGGGGCCGAAGGCTTATTGCGCCGCTATAGCATCAACTTATTCGTGGACAATGGCGATGGCCTCGGCGCGCCGGTGGTGTACGAGAGCAACCCCAATTTCGCCAATCTGGTCGGGCGGGTGGAGCACCAGGCGGTGATGGGGGCGCTGTTCACCGATTTCACGATGGTGCGGCCGGGCGCATTGCACCGCGCCAACGGCGGCTACCTGGTGTTGGATGCCACCGCCGTGCTGGAACGACCGCAGGCCTGGGACGCGCTCAAGCGGGCGCTGAAGGAACGGGTGGTGCGGGTGGAGGAGTACGCCCAATCGTTGGGGCTGATCTCCACCTCGGTCCTGGAGCCGGAGCCTATCCCCCTGAACCTGAAGGTGGTGTTGGCGGGGTCTTCTTATCTCTATTATCTGTTGTCGTCCTACGATGAAGATTTCGACGAGCTGTTCAAGGTGCAGGCCGATTTCGACGACCGCATGCCGCGCGATGCCGAACACATCCAGGACTATGCGCAGTTCATTGCCACCCTCTGCCGGCAGCAGAACGAACGCCATTTCTTGCCGGCGGCAGCGGCGCAGGTGGTGGATTTCGGCTCGCGGCTGGTGGGCGACCAGCGTTATCTGTCCACCCGCTTCCGCGATATCGCCGACCTGGTGACAGAGGCCAGCTACTGGGCCGGACAGAACGGCCGCGACCTGGTGACGGCGGCTGATGTCCAACAGGCCATCGACGAGAAACGCCAGCGCGGGAATCGCTACGAAGAATGGGTGCGCGAGGAAACCGGGCGCGGGATCATGTTGATGTCAGTGGGTGGCGAGCGTGTGGGCCAGATCAACGGCCTTTCGGTGCTGCAACTGGGCAACAGCAGCTTCGGCGTCCCCAGCCGCATCACCGCCCGCACCTTTCTTGGGCGCGGGGGGGTGATCGACATCGAGCGCGAGGCCCGGCTCAGCGGCCCCATCCACTCCAAAGCGGTGATGATCCTCAGTTCCTTCCTCTCCGGCCGCTACGCCCGCCTCCTGCCGCTCAGTCTGCACGCCACCCTGGTTTTCGAGCAGTCGTACGCGGGGGTCGAGGGCGACAGCGCCTCGGTGGCCGAGCTGTGCGTCCTGCTTTCGGCCATCGCCGACCTGCCCCTGCGCCAGGACCTGGCCATCACCGGCTCGATCAACCAGCACGGCGATGTGCAGCCCATCGGCGGCGTGAACGAGAAGGTGGAGGGCTTTTTCGACACCTGCCGGGCCTTGGGCGAACTGACGGGCAGCCAGGGCGTGATCGTGCCGCAGGCCAATGTCGAGCATCTGGTCTTGCGCGAGGATGTGGTGGAAGCCGTAGCCAACGGGCGCTTCCATCTGTTGGCGGTGACGACGGTCGACCAGGCGCTGGAAGTGCTGACGGGGCTGGCGATGGGCGAGATGGACGAGGAAGGCAACTACCCCGCCGATTCGATCAACGGCCGGGTGCTGGCGGCGCTCCAGGCCGCGCACGACCGCATGCAAGAGTTGCACAGCGGCAAGGATGAAGAGGAAGAAGACGAAGCCGGGGCAGGCGAGGACGAAGCGGCTGAGGAAGAAGCCGGCGACGTGCCAGTTGATGAACCCGGCAGCGATGTCCTGGCGAGGGGGCAGCCAGGTCAGGCGTGA
- the mscL gene encoding large conductance mechanosensitive channel protein MscL produces MFKGFKEFAFKGSLIDIAVGLIMAAAIGAVITSLVENVLMPIIGIFVGTPSFDDLTLTLNNSVIKYGSFLTAVVNFILIALVVYYFVVVPYQRFKKQEAAAPPPGPSTEEKLLTEIRDALRSR; encoded by the coding sequence ATGTTCAAGGGTTTCAAGGAATTCGCTTTCAAGGGTAGCCTGATCGACATCGCTGTGGGTCTGATCATGGCTGCGGCCATTGGCGCCGTGATCACCTCGTTGGTCGAAAACGTGCTCATGCCCATCATCGGCATCTTCGTCGGCACCCCCAGCTTCGACGACTTGACGCTGACGCTCAACAACAGCGTGATCAAGTACGGCTCGTTTCTGACCGCAGTGGTCAACTTCATCCTCATCGCCCTGGTCGTCTACTATTTCGTCGTCGTCCCCTACCAACGCTTCAAGAAGCAAGAAGCCGCGGCGCCGCCGCCTGGCCCCTCGACCGAAGAGAAGCTGCTGACCGAGATTCGCGACGCGCTTCGCTCCCGCTAA
- a CDS encoding polysaccharide deacetylase family protein, with translation MSLYLVFKHRLRSASTIAIGCLLAVLSGGAALAPGAAAATPLPSPTPTIAPANAGDLTPPIPFPSKHLLRGVRPESYVDDVCDYLRRRWDPQNSPPGTILVPIMYHRVGEGVGAGGRQGVSPAYFRQTMAEARRLGYQTVTAAQAAAFLEENARIPERSLLLIVDDRRLGTVEGYFLPILEQYDWTVTLGWIIADTDRRAGLWERLERLHATGRLDVQAHGLRHLYMLPSTPIEQIREEIFGPIPILEKHVGYRPVVFVWPGGNFTKKTVEVARAAGYKLGFTVFARGPSMYNWIPLGKEERAMGDPLLVLPRYWGTAGMVEQLGKAAAIGDETKQKAASGFEQEAAYYRASCGGELERR, from the coding sequence ATGAGTTTGTATCTTGTCTTCAAGCACCGCTTGCGGTCTGCATCTACCATTGCCATCGGCTGTCTGCTGGCGGTGCTGTCTGGTGGCGCCGCTTTGGCCCCTGGCGCCGCCGCAGCGACGCCACTCCCCTCGCCAACCCCCACCATCGCCCCAGCCAATGCGGGCGATCTCACCCCGCCGATCCCGTTCCCGTCCAAACATCTGCTGCGCGGCGTCCGCCCCGAAAGCTATGTAGATGACGTTTGCGACTATTTGCGCCGGCGCTGGGACCCACAGAACAGCCCTCCCGGCACGATCCTTGTGCCGATCATGTACCATCGCGTGGGCGAGGGAGTGGGCGCAGGCGGCCGGCAGGGCGTATCGCCGGCCTATTTCCGCCAGACGATGGCCGAGGCCAGGCGGCTGGGCTATCAGACGGTGACGGCCGCGCAGGCGGCGGCCTTTCTGGAAGAAAACGCCCGCATCCCCGAGCGATCGCTGTTGTTGATCGTAGACGACCGGCGCTTGGGCACGGTCGAGGGCTATTTCCTGCCCATCCTGGAGCAATACGACTGGACGGTGACGCTAGGCTGGATCATCGCCGATACAGACAGGCGGGCGGGGCTGTGGGAGCGACTGGAGCGGTTGCACGCCACGGGCCGGCTGGATGTACAGGCACACGGGCTGCGGCATCTCTACATGCTGCCCAGCACACCGATCGAGCAGATCCGCGAGGAGATCTTCGGCCCCATCCCCATCCTGGAAAAACATGTTGGCTACCGGCCGGTGGTCTTCGTGTGGCCGGGCGGGAATTTCACCAAGAAGACGGTGGAGGTGGCGCGCGCGGCCGGCTACAAGCTCGGCTTCACCGTCTTCGCCCGTGGGCCGAGCATGTATAACTGGATCCCGCTGGGCAAGGAAGAACGGGCGATGGGCGACCCCCTCCTCGTTCTCCCTCGCTACTGGGGCACGGCCGGCATGGTCGAGCAGCTGGGCAAAGCCGCGGCCATCGGTGACGAAACCAAACAAAAGGCCGCCTCCGGCTTCGAGCAGGAAGCGGCCTATTACCGGGCCAGCTGTGGGGGCGAGTTGGAGAGGCGGTGA
- a CDS encoding NTP transferase domain-containing protein codes for MNPSHLYPVILAGGVGSRLWPRSRRRTPKQFLDLAGTGRTLLQAAFDRMAPLVPAGQVYVVTNAEYAGTVAAQLPDLPAANILREPAARGSAAAIGLAAIHLQARDPQAVMAVLTADHLIAEDETLRQILVGAAELAQEGVLITLGIRPTYAETGYGYIEMGEGLGAFGGHPAHRVISFREKPDQATAAAFLAAGNYAWNSGMFVWRVDAILSEFERQLPQHHLALIGLAAALGGEDEPAAFDRFWLPLPGNISIDYGIMEGARGVAVFPADLGWNDIGSWAALLEVLPKDEAGNVTHGRHLGVDSRNVLVYSPDRLVATIGLQDMVIVDAGDVLLVMPAARAQDVKALLSALRARGWDEVME; via the coding sequence ATGAACCCATCCCACCTCTACCCCGTCATCCTGGCCGGCGGTGTGGGCAGCCGTCTGTGGCCCCGCAGCCGCCGCCGCACCCCCAAGCAATTCCTCGATCTGGCCGGGACCGGCCGCACCCTCTTGCAGGCCGCCTTCGACCGTATGGCGCCGCTCGTCCCTGCCGGGCAGGTCTACGTCGTCACCAACGCCGAATACGCGGGGACGGTGGCCGCGCAATTGCCCGACCTGCCCGCGGCCAACATCCTGCGCGAGCCGGCCGCCCGCGGCTCCGCCGCCGCCATCGGCCTGGCCGCCATCCACCTCCAGGCCCGCGACCCCCAGGCAGTCATGGCCGTGCTCACGGCCGACCATCTCATCGCCGAGGACGAAACCCTACGCCAGATCCTGGTCGGGGCCGCCGAGCTTGCCCAGGAGGGCGTCCTCATCACCCTGGGCATCCGGCCCACCTATGCCGAGACCGGCTACGGCTACATCGAGATGGGCGAGGGGCTGGGCGCCTTTGGCGGCCACCCCGCCCACCGGGTGATCAGCTTCCGCGAGAAGCCCGACCAGGCCACGGCGGCCGCGTTTCTGGCTGCGGGCAACTATGCCTGGAACAGCGGCATGTTCGTCTGGCGCGTCGATGCCATCCTCTCCGAGTTCGAGCGCCAGCTCCCGCAACACCACCTGGCCCTCATCGGCCTGGCCGCCGCCCTGGGCGGAGAGGACGAGCCTGCCGCCTTCGACCGCTTCTGGCTGCCGCTTCCCGGCAACATCAGCATCGACTACGGCATCATGGAAGGCGCTCGCGGCGTCGCCGTCTTCCCGGCCGACCTGGGCTGGAACGACATCGGTTCGTGGGCGGCCCTGCTGGAAGTCCTGCCCAAAGACGAGGCCGGCAATGTGACGCATGGCCGTCACCTCGGCGTCGACAGTCGCAACGTCCTCGTCTACTCGCCCGACCGTCTGGTGGCCACCATCGGTCTGCAAGACATGGTCATCGTCGACGCCGGCGACGTCCTCCTCGTCATGCCCGCGGCCCGCGCCCAGGATGTGAAAGCCCTCCTCTCAGCCCTACGCGCCCGCGGATGGGATGAGGTGATGGAGTAG
- a CDS encoding DUF11 domain-containing protein encodes MLVLLLTLGAAPAGRAAGSGPALRLSKTAAVTGPVVLGDVFAYRLCFQNTGDETASAATLTDDLPANLDYLPGSSTGVYDPAPHRLTWDLGDLAPGPETCLSFEVRVARNQLPEVGGTGDQAELLLVNNARLGAANAAPVTASHELLFSSVVDPAVTKAASSASIFTTAPITFTLTVGNQGNAPATQVILSDPLSSFLENVSASSSQGTASYDAAAHKVMVQIGTLNPGQQVLVTIKARVKASLPVQTPVTLHNSAFVTFAEGNQRDSNRVQVIITGPPPPPEIPEPATVLLLAGGLAGLAGWVGRARTKRRSGA; translated from the coding sequence ATGCTCGTGCTTCTTTTGACTCTGGGGGCGGCGCCGGCCGGCCGGGCCGCTGGTTCGGGGCCGGCCCTGCGCCTGAGCAAAACGGCGGCGGTGACAGGCCCGGTGGTGTTGGGGGATGTCTTTGCCTACCGGCTGTGCTTCCAGAACACCGGCGATGAAACCGCCAGCGCCGCGACGCTGACCGATGATCTGCCGGCCAATCTCGACTACCTGCCCGGCTCCTCCACCGGCGTTTATGACCCCGCCCCTCATCGCCTGACCTGGGATCTGGGCGATCTGGCGCCGGGGCCAGAGACCTGCCTGAGCTTCGAGGTGCGGGTGGCGCGCAACCAGCTGCCGGAGGTGGGCGGGACGGGCGATCAGGCTGAGCTGTTGCTGGTCAACAACGCCAGGCTCGGCGCCGCCAACGCCGCCCCGGTCACGGCCTCGCACGAGTTGCTCTTTAGCTCGGTCGTCGATCCGGCGGTGACGAAGGCCGCCAGCAGCGCCAGCATCTTCACCACCGCCCCCATCACCTTCACCCTGACCGTCGGCAACCAGGGCAACGCCCCTGCCACCCAAGTCATCCTCAGCGACCCCCTCAGCAGCTTTCTCGAGAACGTGAGCGCCAGCAGCAGCCAGGGAACCGCCAGCTACGATGCCGCCGCCCACAAAGTCATGGTTCAGATCGGGACACTGAACCCAGGCCAACAGGTGTTGGTCACGATCAAAGCCCGGGTCAAGGCGTCTCTCCCCGTCCAGACCCCGGTCACACTGCACAACAGCGCCTTTGTGACCTTCGCTGAAGGCAACCAGCGCGATTCCAACCGGGTGCAGGTGATCATCACCGGGCCGCCGCCCCCGCCCGAAATCCCGGAACCGGCCACCGTGCTGCTGTTGGCAGGCGGGCTGGCCGGGCTGGCCGGATGGGTGGGCCGCGCCAGGACAAAACGCCGATCAGGAGCCTAG